GCATATCTAATATTTGCATAATTAAACCCTGCATAGCTAATACCTGCATAACTCTAATCAGTAACCAAACAACCCCTTAAAGTTTTATGTTAactttctcattttcttttattactgTTAGTTGGTATTATTGTTCATAGTTGGTTAAATAAATAATCAGTTAGTTAATGAGCTGTCATCGGTTAGTTGTGGATTAGAGTCAGTTAGAAAATGCATTTTGTGACTGAATTTGTATATGAAACATTTGTATATAAGAAGGCACAAGTGTAACACTCATGATTGATTCAGTaagatttttcttcttcttcttcaaaatttagTTAATCTCTAGATCCTTCAATGgtgttttttcatattctttactTGAAttttcacatggtatcaaagccaGGTTATACTTGTGATCCAATAAATCAAAGTAGAAGTAGATCAGAGTAGTGTTTACACTACAATAGAGCTATGAAGAAGACATCAATGGCGACAATGCGAATTGATCCTCTTTATATAGGTCCATCAGATGCTTCAAGTGCAGTTTTGATTCCTATCAAGCTCACAGGCCCTGAAAATTACGGTGTGTGGAGTAGATCAATGAGAATTGCATTGACGGGGAAGAGGAAAATTGGATTTATTACAGGAGCTTACAGTAGATCTCTGTATCGAGATGAATTACATGAACAGTGGGAAACATGTAATGCAATTGTATTGTCATGGTTGATGAGTTCAGTCAGTGAAGATCTTTTAAGTGGAATAGTGTATGCTACCAATGCTTATACAGTTTGGGCGGACTTGAAAGAAAAGTTCGACAACATCAATCGAATGAGAATTTACTAGCTGCACAGGGAAATCAACACACTCTCACAAGGTACTGATTCAGTTTCAACTTACTACACTAAATTAAAGAATTTGTGGGAGGAATACCTTCCCCTAGTTGTGcatgtccaaaatccaaagaatatgcagatcaccTATCAGCTTAGACTAATTCAGTTCCTTAGTGGTTTGAATGAGTCGTATGAACATGCTAAGAGACAAATTTTGTTAAAAGGTGTTACTCATTATATTAATCAAGCTTATGCCATGATTATAGAGGATGAGCTTCAACAACAAACaacttttatagccatttttaATAATGTACCGGAGCCAGTAGCTATGAGTGTTAACAGAGGTAACAATCATAATCAGGAAGAAGATGTGAATATTGTCAGTATACTGGACACACTAAGGAAAATTGTTACAAATTAATTGGCTATCCAGCAGATTGGAAACACAGAAAGAAGTCTGGTTTCAATAATTCAAGGTCAAGTCCAATGCATCCTTCATCTGGAAGACATGGCTACAATCATTCTGGAGAAGCTAACAACATATCCAAAGATAATTATGGAGAAGCTTCTTCTAGTCATCATGAAGTAAACAATGCTTTTGTTGCCAGAGGACATGCATTTACTGATGgagaatacaaataaataatggaCATGTTAGGGAAGGATAAGAAGGACATGAAGCAGGTCAACATGAAAGGTATGGcaaattgttttgtttttcaacTAATGTTGCCTCTCATTGTTGGATAGTAGACTCTGGTGTTTCTCATCAAATTACAACAAATGAACATTTGTTGAAAAATAGTAAATGCACAGCTAGTTCTCACCAAGACAAGGTGAATTTACCTACAGGTGATAAGGCCTTTATATCACACATAGGAGAAACATGTTTTCTTAACAACGAAGTGATTAAAGATGTGTTGTGTGTATCTGAGTTTAAGTTCAACTTGTTGTCTGTCTCACAACTAACCAGGGAACTATCATGTTTTGTTTCCTTTTACCCTAAATTCTGTATATTTCAAGACCTTTACAGTGGCAGGGTGAAGGGGGTTGGTAAGGGAAGAAGGGAGCATGTACATATTCAGAAATGATTCTATCATGAAAGGAAAATGTGAATCTCAAAACATCAGAAAATTACTGTATGGGTATCGTTGCAGGATTGTGAATTGTGGCATAAAAGGCTTGGTCATCCTTCAATTCAAGCACTGCAAGGTTTAGACCTACTACATAGCAATAAAGACATTGATTTACTTACTAGTTGTTCAGTCTATCCATTAGCTAAGCAAACTAGATTGTCATTTCCTACCAGTGCATCCAAAACTTCTAAATGCTTTGAACTTGTAGACATGGATATATGGGGACCATATAAGGTTCCCACATTTAATAAGAAATACTAGTTTCTTACAATTGTTGATGATTGCAGCAGATATACTTGGGTGCATTAATTACAGCTTAAGTCTGAACCATTGTAGAATAAAGAATTTCTTTGTATTGATAAAGAATCATTTTGGGCACACCATCAAGACAGTGAGGTCAGACAATAGAATAGAGTTTTTCATCAAAGTATCTGTCCTCACACACCACAGCAAAATGGTATAGTGGAGAGGAAGCATAGACACATCTTGAATGTAGCTAGGGCCATCAAATTTCAGTCTTGTATGCCTCTTAGATTCTGGGGAGTGTGTGTTCAAGCAATTGTGTATTTGATTAATGGACTATCCtcattaatttttcataataaaagtCCATATGAAATATTATTCTCTAAACCTCCCAATATCAGCCTTTTGAGAGTTATAGGTTGTCTTGGTCATGCTTCTATTGTTCTTAGAAATGACAAGTTCTTAGAAAGGGAAAAATTGTGATCATGATGGGATACTCAGAAACTCAGAAGGGTTACTTGTTGTTGGATTTACACACTAAGAAATTCTTAGTCAATAGAGATGTTGTATTTCAGGAACACATCTTTCCTTTTGCCACTTTATAACTTTCACAAACAGTTGCTCCTGTCTTATTACCTGATAGCTTTGAAGATGTTGATAGTTCAGAAGGTACAGTAGCTGAGGGTTGTCCAAATGCAAACACACGGGTTTCCACCATTTTGAATGATGTTTTTGATGAGATGTTGCATGTCCATGATGAGGAGATGTCATTCCAAGAACCAGTTATTGATACAACCGAACCATTAGCTCTAGTTTCTACTAGAAACTCATCTAGACATACCAAACCTACCACACAGATGAAAGATTACATGGCTCCTGTAGTTGGACAGAATAGTAAATATCCTCTAGCAAACCATCTCAGTTATGATCGTGTGTCATCCAAATATCATAGTTACCTAGCAAAGTTTTCAGATATGGTAGAGCCTCAGACATTTGGCCAAGCTAGTAAACATCCCAGATGGATTGAGGCTATGAAGCTGGAAATCAAAGCCCTTGAAGATAACAAGACCTGGCTGGTGGTTGACTTACCTCTAGGCAAACACGCTGTTTATTCTAAatggatttacaaaatcaaacacAAGGCTGATGGAGACATAAAAAGGTTCAAATCTAGAATTGTAGCCAAGGGATATAGTCAGCAAGAAAGATTGGAttatcatgatacattttcacCAGTTGTAAAAATGGTAACTGTTAGAAGTGTTATTGTAGTTGATGTTTCTAAAGGCTGGTTTCTTTACCAAATGGATATGTACAATGCCTTTTTACAAGGAGATTTGGATGAAGAAGTATATATGGAGATGCCTGAAGTTTCAGATCTCGGGGGTCAACCAAAGTTTGTAAATTGCTTAAATCcttggactcaagcaagcatcTAGACAATGGAATATCAAATTGAACAACACCTTATTATTTGCAGGCTTCATTCAAAGTTCTCATGATTATTCATTGTTCACCTTGAAGAAGCCAGAGGGGATGGTTGTTGTCTTGatctatgttgatgatttacTTATTACTGGTGGTAATGAGTCATTAATTAGAGAAGCAAAAGAAGCATTGCATCAGAAGTTTAAACTCAAAGATTTTGgagaaatcaaatattttttggatattGAGGTGTTAAGGTACAAAACAGGTGTTATTCTGAATCAAAGGAAGTACATATTAGAGCTTATTTCTGATACAGGATTGAGTGGTGCAAAACCAGCAACCACACCATTAGAGACCAACTTGAGGCTGACATCAGTAAAATTTGATCAGACTGCTGGACTACAAGGAGATGATGTACTAATAGATCATTCAGCTTATCAAAGATCAATAGGGAAATTAATGTATGCTACCATTACAAGACCTGACATTAGTTATGCAGTGCAAACACTAAATCAATTTATGCAACATCCAAAAAGATCTCATTGGGAGGCAACTACCAGAGTGGTGAGATACTTGAAAGGAACGGTTGGTCAGGGTATATGGCTGAAGGCTCAGCCAGCTAAGACATTAACATGCTGGTGTGATTTAGAGTGCGCTGCTTGTCCTAATACTAGGAGTCTAGTGACAGGCTACATAGTAAATTTTGGAGAATCCTTAGTGTCTTGGAAGTCCAAGAAACAACAGAGAGTGTCTAGAAGCTcagctgaagctgagtatagaAGTATGGCTTCAGCAGTAGCAAAAGTGACATGGTTGATAGGGTTGTTCAATGAGCCTAATGTGTCCATTCAAATGCCAATCAAAATATGGAGGGATAGCAAGTTTGCTATGCAATTAGCTGTAAATCTTGTATTCCATGAAAGAACAAAGCACATCGAAATAGATTGTCATTTCGTTAGAGATAAGGTTAAGGCTGAATTAATTCAAACAGAGTATGTACACACACAACAACAAGTTGCTGATCTATTAACCAAAGGATTGAGTGAGGCTCAACATCTTCATTTGTTAGGCAAACTAGGTGTTCTTAACATATTGCCCTTTCTGCTTTAGGGGGAGTGTTAACTTTCTCATTTTCTGTTATTACTGTACATAGTTGGTTAAATTAATAATCAATTAGTTATTGAGCTGTCATCAGTTAGTTGTGGATTAGAGTCAGTTAGGAAATGCATTTTGTGACTAAATTTGTATATGAAACATTTGTATATAAGAAGGCACAAGTGTAACACTCGTGATTGATTTAATAagatttatcttcttcttcttcaaaattcaGTTTATCTCTAGATCCTTCAATGGTGTTTTTCAGATTCTTTACTTGaattttcacattttatttagatataatttgaatttcttaagttatattattttactcataaacataaaaactccacaagttataaaaatttctCCAATTCGTATACAATCATAGAACAATCTCCATGTTCCTTTGATAAATAAAtgttaacaacaataataactagTTTATTCTTTAAGATAATTCTTGCGCACAATACTAACAATCTCCTCATGATGAACAAGAGTCTATCttcgtaaaataaaaaatgatgccTCTTTTCTTATGAAATATAAACTTATGAGTCaagttttatatttgtttatgatttgaAATCTCAAatcatgttttttatttaaaacttggcatgattttaaattataatctcAATCACATATCTAAATGTTGATTTGAGATCTTAACTTTATATTGCATATTTGAACACTAATTTAAAATCATGATTTTATATCATGTATTTAAAATACAAACTTactatcataaaatttaaaatcatgatTTTATATCATGTATTTAAAATACAAACTTACTATCATAAAGAAGTGGTAAATGCTATGATATTCCGTCccagtttttctttttcatgaatCCTCCTCTGttttaatttatctaatttataagatttttttctaaaaaaaaatctttcataatttagtaattgttaaattttaacatttaacataacatatttaaaattaaataatagtttAATAGACTATACATAActctaatttaaaattacaaacacattattattattattattattattattattattattatttacttttttaaagcttaAAATTTCAATCAAAGTAAGAcgtataattaaaa
The sequence above is a segment of the Solanum lycopersicum chromosome 10, SLM_r2.1 genome. Coding sequences within it:
- the LOC138338858 gene encoding uncharacterized protein, with amino-acid sequence MATMRIDPLYIGPSDASSAVLIPIKLTGPENYGVWSRSMRIALTGKRKIGFITGAYSRSLYRDELHEQWETCNAIVLSWLMSSVSEDLLSGIVYATNAYTVWADLKEKFDNINRMRIY